From Candidatus Atelocyanobacterium thalassa isolate ALOHA, a single genomic window includes:
- the metK gene encoding methionine adenosyltransferase yields the protein MSRSYLFTSESVTEGHPDKVCDQISDTIIDTLLHHDDQSRVAAEVVVNTGLVLITGEITSQANVNFVDLARKKIAEIGYTDADNGFSADSCSVLIALDQQSADIAQGVTQAHEQRKSSSDDDLDKIGAGDQGIMFGFACDETPELMPLPISLAHRFSHRLATVRKTGDLSYLRPDGKTQVSIVYEDGIPVGIDTILISTQHDETIGSLTSNNDVQNKIKSDLWDAVILPVLKDFNIESSENTRFLVNPTGKFVIGGPQGDAGLTGRKIIVDTYGGYSRHGGGAFSGKDPTKVDRSAAYACRYVAKNIVAAGLAKKCEVQVSYAIGVARPVSIFIDTFGTSKVDEIKLLEIIKELFELRPAGIIQNFRLRQLPAERNGRFYQDTAVYGHFGRDDLDLPWESTDKAMVLNQAFSINV from the coding sequence TTGTCTCGTAGTTATCTATTTACTTCTGAATCTGTTACTGAAGGTCATCCCGATAAAGTCTGTGACCAAATATCTGATACCATTATAGATACCCTACTTCATCATGATGATCAAAGCCGGGTAGCGGCCGAAGTGGTAGTAAACACGGGGTTAGTATTGATCACTGGAGAAATAACCTCTCAGGCTAATGTTAATTTTGTCGATTTAGCACGCAAGAAAATCGCGGAAATTGGATATACTGATGCTGATAACGGCTTCTCTGCTGATAGTTGTTCAGTTCTAATAGCTTTAGATCAACAATCAGCTGATATTGCGCAAGGAGTTACCCAAGCTCATGAACAACGTAAATCATCTAGCGATGATGATCTAGATAAAATTGGAGCAGGCGATCAAGGAATTATGTTTGGTTTTGCTTGCGACGAAACCCCGGAATTAATGCCTTTACCAATATCTTTAGCACATCGTTTTTCGCATCGTTTAGCTACCGTCAGAAAAACAGGTGATTTGTCATACTTGCGCCCTGATGGGAAAACGCAAGTATCTATAGTGTACGAAGATGGTATACCTGTAGGTATTGATACTATTCTTATCTCTACTCAACACGATGAAACTATTGGTTCGTTGACTAGTAATAATGATGTTCAAAACAAAATCAAATCTGATCTCTGGGACGCAGTAATTTTACCGGTACTTAAAGATTTTAATATTGAATCTTCTGAAAATACTCGTTTTTTAGTTAATCCTACTGGAAAATTTGTTATTGGTGGACCTCAAGGGGATGCAGGTTTAACTGGTCGTAAAATAATTGTGGATACTTACGGCGGCTACTCTCGCCATGGCGGAGGAGCTTTTTCTGGAAAAGATCCCACAAAAGTAGATCGTTCTGCAGCCTATGCTTGTCGTTATGTAGCTAAAAATATTGTAGCTGCAGGTTTAGCAAAAAAATGCGAGGTACAAGTTAGCTATGCTATTGGAGTAGCTCGTCCAGTCAGTATTTTTATAGATACATTTGGAACGAGTAAAGTAGATGAAATAAAATTATTAGAAATCATTAAAGAATTATTTGAATTACGTCCTGCAGGTATTATTCAAAATTTTAGATTGCGTCAACTACCTGCAGAGCGAAACGGCCGTTTTTATCAAGATACAGCAGTATATGGACATTTTGGAAGAGATGATCTGGATCTACCATGGGAATCAACTGATAAAGCGATGGTATTAAATCAAGCTTTCTCTATCAATGTCTAA
- the trpS gene encoding tryptophan--tRNA ligase yields MLKQRILSGVQPTGNLHLGNYLGAISNWVDLQQKYENFFCVVDLHAITIPHDPKTLIEDTYSIAALYLACGINLKDSTIFVQSHVSAHSELVWLLNCITPLNWLERMIQFKEKALKQGENVSVGLLNYPILMAADILLYNASYVPVGEDQKQHLELTRDIAARFNSKFSTLENPVFKIPEPLIRDSGARVMSLSDGRSKMSKSDSSDLSRINLLDPPDLIHKKIKRCKTDSAKGLEFDNNDRPECNNLLNLYTLLSGKTKQDVLQECRDMGWGQFKPLLADTTIEALTPIQEKYHSIITDKYYLDSVLKEGKDKAETIANETLSKVKHSLGYLCSF; encoded by the coding sequence ATGCTTAAACAACGTATCTTATCAGGAGTACAACCTACAGGTAATCTACATCTAGGGAACTATTTAGGAGCAATTAGTAACTGGGTGGATTTACAACAAAAATACGAAAATTTCTTTTGTGTAGTAGATCTTCATGCTATTACTATTCCTCATGATCCAAAAACCCTAATCGAAGACACATACTCTATTGCAGCTCTTTATTTAGCCTGTGGCATTAATTTAAAAGACTCTACAATCTTCGTTCAATCTCATGTTTCAGCCCATAGTGAATTAGTTTGGTTGCTTAATTGCATCACACCTTTGAATTGGTTAGAAAGAATGATTCAATTCAAAGAAAAAGCTCTTAAGCAGGGTGAGAATGTTAGTGTCGGTTTGTTAAATTACCCTATATTAATGGCAGCAGACATACTATTGTACAACGCAAGCTATGTTCCTGTTGGGGAAGATCAAAAGCAACATTTAGAATTAACTCGGGATATTGCAGCAAGATTTAACAGCAAATTTTCTACATTAGAAAATCCAGTTTTTAAAATTCCTGAACCTCTAATTAGAGACTCAGGAGCAAGGGTTATGAGCTTAAGTGATGGGAGGTCTAAAATGTCAAAATCTGATTCTTCTGATTTAAGCAGAATTAATTTATTAGATCCACCTGATTTAATACACAAAAAAATTAAACGTTGCAAAACTGATTCTGCAAAAGGGTTGGAATTTGACAATAACGATCGTCCAGAATGTAATAATTTATTAAACTTATATACACTTTTATCTGGAAAAACAAAGCAAGATGTATTACAAGAATGCCGTGATATGGGGTGGGGGCAATTCAAGCCTTTGCTAGCTGATACGACTATTGAAGCGCTAACACCAATTCAGGAAAAGTATCATAGCATCATTACTGATAAGTATTATTTAGATTCAGTATTAAAAGAAGGTAAGGATAAAGCCGAAACTATTGCTAATGAAACTTTGAGCAAAGTTAAACATTCCTTGGGATATTTATGTTCTTTTTAA
- a CDS encoding DUF4168 domain-containing protein yields MPRFFMSSLITLLGILYGCSLVSTISPSFSQSIMKFSDKDITNYAQIVLKIEDQRQIAYQKIEEITEGLPQEISCDQSYTLKQLPNQAQTIAVKFCNLSKKIAQDSGLSSNKFNSITEKAQKDTTLRKRIQNAMIRARLP; encoded by the coding sequence TTGCCCCGTTTTTTTATGTCTAGTTTAATAACACTACTTGGTATTCTTTACGGATGTAGTTTAGTTTCAACTATTTCTCCCTCCTTTTCTCAGTCAATCATGAAGTTCAGTGATAAAGATATCACTAATTATGCTCAAATTGTTTTGAAAATTGAGGATCAACGCCAGATTGCTTATCAAAAAATTGAGGAAATAACAGAGGGTTTACCACAAGAAATTAGTTGTGATCAATCATACACTCTGAAACAGTTACCTAATCAAGCTCAAACTATAGCAGTTAAATTTTGCAATTTATCTAAAAAAATAGCTCAGGATAGTGGTTTATCTTCTAATAAGTTTAATAGCATAACTGAAAAAGCACAAAAAGATACAACTTTGAGAAAAAGAATTCAAAATGCTATGATTCGGGCTAGATTGCCTTAA
- the def gene encoding peptide deformylase: MIDSMTIEQQKPDDSLLDIHYLGDKDLRKSAKRVSKIDDSIRELARDMLQTMYSSNGIGLASTQVGIHKQLIVIDCEPELSTNAPLILINPKINYYSQELCVMEEGCLSIPGVYFDVIRPEMIQVSFKNENGRPCQISATDLLARVIQHEIDHLNGVMFVDRVTNDLDLTTKLQEKGFTRESVKSLK, from the coding sequence ATCATAGATTCAATGACAATTGAGCAACAAAAACCAGATGATTCTTTATTAGATATTCATTATTTAGGAGATAAAGATTTACGTAAGTCTGCAAAGCGAGTTTCTAAAATTGATGATTCTATTCGTGAATTAGCTAGAGATATGTTACAAACTATGTATAGTTCAAATGGTATTGGTTTAGCCTCTACTCAAGTTGGTATTCATAAACAATTAATTGTTATTGATTGCGAACCTGAACTATCTACTAATGCTCCTTTGATTTTGATAAACCCTAAAATTAACTATTATTCTCAAGAGTTATGTGTTATGGAGGAGGGCTGTTTGAGTATTCCAGGAGTATATTTTGATGTAATTCGTCCCGAAATGATTCAAGTTTCATTTAAAAACGAAAATGGAAGGCCTTGTCAAATAAGTGCTACTGATTTATTAGCAAGAGTGATTCAACACGAAATTGATCACCTTAATGGTGTTATGTTTGTTGATAGAGTTACCAATGACTTAGATTTAACCACTAAGCTTCAAGAAAAAGGATTTACTAGAGAATCTGTAAAGTCTTTAAAGTAA
- the rsmH gene encoding 16S rRNA (cytosine(1402)-N(4))-methyltransferase RsmH, producing MTNLTPIEGHFFSDIHIPVLSQELIEGLAIKPGGIYLDATLGRGGHSNLILSTFPNVQVIGIDLDDDAILNTKTNMSSSMKQRFQTWAGNFKDYPGKIEEFDGIIADLGVSSPQLDNPERGFSFRHEASLDMRMNREQSLTAEEIINHWSEITLANIFYQYGEEKRSRSIARYLVENRPFFTTTDLASAISKVFPPKYRYGRIHPATRVFQALRIIVNDELTSLEKFLQQSPSWLKPQGNIGIISFHSLEDRIVKHTFRDSSLLDVITKKPIIPKQEEKYNNRRSRSAKLRFAKRKNI from the coding sequence ATGACAAATCTCACACCAATTGAAGGACATTTTTTTTCTGATATTCATATACCAGTTCTCTCTCAGGAGCTTATAGAAGGTTTAGCTATCAAACCTGGTGGTATATACTTAGATGCGACTCTTGGAAGAGGAGGACATAGCAACTTAATATTGAGTACCTTTCCAAACGTTCAAGTTATTGGCATTGATCTAGATGACGATGCAATTTTAAATACTAAAACTAATATGTCTTCTTCAATGAAGCAACGTTTTCAAACATGGGCAGGAAATTTTAAAGATTATCCAGGAAAAATAGAAGAATTTGATGGTATTATCGCCGATTTAGGTGTTAGTTCTCCTCAATTAGACAATCCAGAAAGAGGATTTAGTTTTCGTCATGAAGCTTCTTTGGATATGAGAATGAATCGTGAACAATCTCTCACTGCTGAAGAAATAATTAATCATTGGAGTGAGATAACCTTAGCAAATATTTTTTATCAATATGGAGAAGAAAAACGTTCTCGCTCTATTGCTCGTTACCTCGTAGAGAACCGTCCATTCTTTACCACTACTGATTTAGCTTCAGCAATTTCTAAAGTTTTTCCTCCGAAGTATCGTTATGGGCGCATTCATCCGGCTACAAGAGTCTTTCAAGCTCTACGTATTATAGTTAATGATGAACTTACTTCTTTAGAAAAGTTTCTTCAACAGTCGCCTTCTTGGTTAAAACCTCAAGGAAATATCGGAATTATTAGTTTTCATAGTCTTGAGGATCGTATTGTTAAGCATACTTTCCGTGATTCATCTTTACTTGATGTAATAACTAAAAAACCTATTATTCCAAAACAAGAAGAAAAATATAATAATAGACGTTCTCGTTCTGCAAAATTAAGATTTGCAAAACGTAAAAACATTTAA
- a CDS encoding biotin transporter BioY, giving the protein MLFVNELLWTIIGLLLTIFSVFVEANIALNFPEADFSHMSLGITFQIGAVLLTGCIGGKNAGFLSQFAYLLLGLFVYPIFINGGGLQYIGQPSFGYILGFAPGAWLCGWLSFKYKTKLEILLISTVSGLLMIHTFGLIYLFSFWMLNSLTLSITDFLNLVVNYSIYPIFSQLILACTTAFVAFILRNILFD; this is encoded by the coding sequence GTGCTTTTTGTCAATGAGTTACTCTGGACTATAATTGGATTATTATTAACAATTTTTAGCGTTTTCGTTGAAGCAAATATAGCCCTAAATTTTCCAGAAGCAGATTTTAGTCACATGTCCTTAGGTATAACGTTCCAAATAGGAGCTGTTTTATTAACAGGATGTATAGGAGGAAAAAATGCAGGATTTCTATCACAATTTGCTTACCTATTGCTAGGTCTTTTTGTATATCCAATTTTTATCAATGGAGGAGGACTCCAATATATTGGGCAACCTAGTTTTGGTTATATTTTAGGATTTGCTCCTGGAGCTTGGTTATGTGGATGGCTTTCTTTTAAGTATAAAACCAAATTAGAGATTTTACTCATAAGCACAGTAAGTGGTTTGCTTATGATACATACCTTTGGCTTAATCTATTTATTTAGTTTTTGGATGCTAAATTCCTTAACTTTATCAATAACAGACTTCTTAAATCTTGTAGTGAATTATTCTATTTATCCTATTTTTTCACAATTAATCTTAGCTTGTACTACAGCTTTCGTTGCCTTTATCTTACGTAATATTTTATTCGACTAG